Proteins encoded by one window of Rutidosis leptorrhynchoides isolate AG116_Rl617_1_P2 chromosome 7, CSIRO_AGI_Rlap_v1, whole genome shotgun sequence:
- the LOC139858119 gene encoding phosphatidylinositol 4-phosphate 5-kinase 1: MPERLVTSSPPSSIEDNNDNNFSSKKKKSENDFIPRGRSPSAVACRRVAPTTAAETLATTSTPTGTEKHLKNGDLYIGSFSGNVPHGSGKYLWSDGCMYEGEWKKGKASGKGKFSWPSGSTYEGEFKSGRMEGSGTFTGSDGDTYRGSWLSDRKNGYGQKRYSNGDYYEGTWRRNLQDGQGRYVWKNGNEYVGDWRNGVINGRGVLTWTNGNRYDGNWENGVPKGHGVFKWPDGGCYVGYWSKENNINFKNPFQPQQILNGTFYPSNNNNNNLGLGFSHKLSAPFLDVDSFVISTAAKKRSSVDGSRGSLTERNFPRICIWESDGEAGDITCDIMDNVEASMIYGDGMGLNRFDIRQFRRNPGWFNGGEAKKPGQMISKGHKNYDLMLNLQLGIRYSVGKHASIVRDLKTSDFDPKEKFWTRFPSEGSKLTPPHQSGEFRWKDYCPIVFRQLREMFQVDPADYMLAICGNDALRELSSPGKSGSVFYLTQDDRFMIKTVKKSEVKVLIKMLPSYYKHVCRYEGSLVTKFFGVHCVKPVGGVKTRFIVMGNLFCSEYRIHRRFDLKGSSHGRTTDKPEDEIDETTTLKDLDLNYVFRIQEDWFKELIKQINRDCEFLEAERIMDYSLLVGMHFRDNNTGDKIGLSPFLLRNGKSDSYQNEKFMRGCRFLEAELQDRDRVLAGWKPLIRLGANMPARAERIGRRSDFDQYTPGGLNNFTPSKSGETYEVVLYFGIIDILQDYDISKKLERAYKSLQVDPASISSVDPKLYSKRFRDFIGRIFVEDR; encoded by the exons ATGCCGGAACGCTTGGTAACATCATCACCTCCGTCATCAATTGAGGATAACAATGACAACAATTTCAGTTCCAAAAAGAAGAAATCTGAAAATGATTTTATTCCTCGTGGTAGATCTCCGTCCGCCGTCGCCTGTCGCCGTGTTGCTCCGACGACAGCGGCTGAAACCCTAGCTACAACGTCTACGCCGACCGGTACAGAAAAACATCTTAAGAACGGCGATCTGTATATCGGAAGTTTTTCCGGCAACGTGCCTCATGGATCTGGTAAATATTTGTGGTCAGATGGATGTATGTATGAAGGTGAATGGAAGAAAGGTAAAGCGTCAGGTAAAGGTAAGTTTTCGTGGCCGTCTGGTTCTACTTATGAAGGAGAGTTCAAGTCGGGTCGGATGGAAGGATCCGGTACGTTTACAGGATCCGACGGCGATACTTACCGCGGTTCATGGTTATCCGACCGGAAAAACGGGTACGGTCAGAAACGGTATAGTAACGGTGATTATTACGAAGGAACATGGCGACGGAACTTACAAGATGGACAAGGGCGTTATGTTTGGAAAAATGGTAACGAGTACGTTGGTGACTGGCGTAACGGCGTTATTAACGGTAGAGGTGTTTTGACCTGGACTAACGGAAACCGTTATGACGGAAACTGGGAAAATGGTGTTCCTAAAGGTCACGGGGTTTTTAAGTGGCCTGATGGTGGTTGTTATGTTGGATATTGGAGTAaagaaaataatattaattttaaaaatccaTTTCAACCTCAACAGATTTTAAATGGTACATTTTATcccagtaataacaataataataatttagggttagggtttagtcaTAAACTATCAGCTCCATTTTTGGATGTTGATAGTTTTGTGATATCGACAGCTGCGAAAAAACGATCATCTGTGGATGGATCAAGAGGGAGTTTGACTGAGAGAAATTTTCCCAGGATTTGTATTTGGGAATCTGATGGTGAAGCTGGTGATATAACTTGTGATATAATGGATAATGTTGAAGCCTCAATGATTTATGGAGATGGTATGGGATTAAATCGATTCGATATTCGACAGTTTAGACGAAATCCAGGTTGGTTTAATGGTGGTGAGGCTAAGAAACCTGGTCAGATGATATCTAAAGGGCATAAGAATTATGATTTGATGCTTAATCTCCAATTGGGCATTAG ATATTCAGTTGGGAAACATGCCTCCATTGTTCGGGATCTTAAGACTAGTGATTTTGATCCTAAAGAAAAGTTTTGGACTCGCTTTCCGTCAGAAGGATCCAAGCTTACACCGCCACATCAATCGGGGGAGTTTCGGTGGAAAGATTATTGCCCGATTGTGTTTAG ACAATTGAGGGAGATGTTTCAAGTGGATCCTGCGGATTATATGTTAGCGATATGTGGAAACGATGCTTTACGTGAGCTTTCGTCTCCTGGAAAAAGCGGGAGCGTGTTTTATTTAACGCAGGATGATCGGTTTATGATCAAGACTGTGAAAAAGTCTGAAGTCAAG gttttaataaaaatgttaccgAGTTATTACAAGCATGTTTGTCGTTACGAGGGTTCTCTTGTAACAAAGTTCTTTGGTGTTCATTGCGTTAAACCTGTTGGCGGCGTAAAG ACTCGGTTTATCGTGATGGGTAATCTTTTCTGCTCGGAGTATCGGATCCATAGAAGATTTGATCTTAAAGGATCTTCACATGGGAGAACAACTGATAAACCAGAGGACGAAATCGACGAAACTACTACTCTAAAAGATCTTGACCTCAACTATGTATTTCGCATTCAAGAAGATTGGTTCAAAGAACTAATCAA ACAAATTAATAGAGATTGTGAGTTTCTGGAAGCTGAAAGAATAATGGATTACAGTCTTTTAGTTGGCATGCATTTTCGTGATAATAACACCGGTGACAAAATTGGTTTATCACCATTTTTGTTACGAAATG GAAAGAGCGATTCATACCAAAACGAAAAATTTATGCGTGGATGTCGATTTCTTGAAGCTGAGTTACAAGATAGAGATCGAGTTCTTGCTGGCTG GAAACCGTTGATCAGGTTAGGAGCCAACATGCCAGCAAGAGCAGAGAGGATAGGTAGGCGAAGCGACTTTGACCAATATACCCCTGGTGGATTGAACAATTTTACGCCTTCTAAAAGCGGTGAAACGTATGAGGTAGTACTCTACTTCGGTATCATCGACATATTACAAGACTATGATATCAGTAAGAAGCTTGAGCGTGCATACAAGTCATTACAAGTGGACCCTGCATCCATCTCGTCTGTCGATCCGAAGCTATATTCCAAACGGTTTCGTGATTTCATAGGCCGAATCTTTGTAGAAGACAGATAA